CGACTCATTTGATACAATCTCTCCACCTATGAAACCAAGCATCTCAGGGTCATCGCGGGCGTATTTAGATAACTGAAAACCAACCTCACGAAGGGCGTCCGTCCAGCTAATCTCAACAAACTTTCCTTCCTCCAAAGCCCTCATAGGGCGTTTTATTCGGTTATTCCCAACGCCAGGTTCGAACATCAGATTTCCCCGCGAGCAGAGCTTGCCGGAGCCATTAGGGACGTCCAAATCTCGAAGATAATTTATCTCATGGGGACGTGAATGTTTTTTCTTCACCCCCATCCGGCAACCAATGCCACAGTGAAAGCACGTGACGATGGTGCGCATCCAGCTCCCTCCCAGTGATGAACACGATGGAACATATCATCATTTATGTTCATTCAGAAGTTGTGATAACTCCACTTAAAGGACTTTCCAAAACCGTATTTCCAAAACTAAAGGTTCTGGAGCCTTAAAATCAGAAATGCACACTTAGATTCCGGCGTGACCAGAAAAAAGAATAAACTCTTTTGTTTTATATCCCACATGATACGAAAACAAAACCGTTTCAACCTTTGGTTTAGAATTTTCGGGTTTAAAAACGCTTTTTTAACCTCCAGAGAAGCCTCAATTGAGGGGATAAACATGAGCACATGTATATTTATGTTCACTGGAGGTGGTTGGTTTGAGATATGTTAAGCTCCCGAAGGAGAACACCCACATTTTCCTCGAGAGGCTGAAGGAGTGGGGCAAGCTCTACGCCCCGGTTAAGATATCCGAGAAGTTCTACGACTTCAGGGAAATAGACGACGTCAAAAAGGTAGAGTTCAGCTACAACAGGACGATAATGCCGCCGAAGAAGTTCTTCTTCCTTCCCAGGGAGAAGCTCTTCGAGTTTAACCTGGCGAAGGCCGAGTACAGGGAGGTCATAGAGGACGTCGAGCCCTTCGTGCTCTTCGGTCTCCATGCCTGCGACATCTTCGGCCTCAAGGTGCTCGACACCGTGTACCTCGACGAGCTCCCGGACAAGTACTACAAGGTCCGCAGGGAGAAGGGCATAATCATAGGCATCAGCTGTATGCCCGACGAGTACTGCTTCTGCAACCTGCGCGAGACCGACTTCGCTGACGACGGCTTCGACCTGTTCCTGCACGAGCTTCCGGACGGCTGGCTCGTCCGCGTCGGAACCCCGACCGGCCACAGGATAGTGGACAAGAACATCAAGCTCTTCGAGGAGGTCACCACCGAGGACATCTGCAACTTCCGCGAGTTCGAGAACAAACGCTCGAAGGCCTTCAAGTACCACGAGGACTGGAGCAACCTTCGCTACCTCCTCGAGCTCGAGATGGAGCACCCGATGTGGGACGAGCAGGCTGAGATATGCCTCGCCTGCGGCAACTGCAACACCACCTGCCCGACCTGCCGCTGCTACGAGGTGCAGGACATAGTCAGCCTCGACGGTGAAACCGGCTACCGCGAGAGGCGCTGGGACTCCTGCCAGCTCAGGAGCCACGGCCTCGTTGCAGGAAACCACAACTTCAGGCCGACCAAGAAGAGCCGCTTCATGAACCGCTACCTCTGTAAGAACTCCTACAACGAGAAGCTCGGCATAAGCTACTGCGTCGGTTGTGGCAGGTGCACCTACTTCTGCCCAGCGGGCATAAGCTTCGTGAAGAACCTGCGCACGATAATGGGACTTGAGGAGAAGACGTGCCCGGGAGAGGTAAGCGAGGAAATCCCGAAGAGGGGATTCGCCTACGCCTCGGAGATAAGGGGTGAGGACATATGAGCGAGGTAGTTCCCAGGGAGATTATGATGCCAGAGGAGAACCCCTACGCGCTCCACAGGGCGAAGGTTCTCAAGGTTTATCAGCTGACCGAGACCGAGAAGCTGTTCCTGTTCCGCTTCGAAGACCCCGAACTGGCCGAGAAGTGGACCTTCAAGCCCGGACAGTTTGTCCAGCTCACAATCCCAGGTGTCGGCGAGGTTCCGATAAGCATATGCTCCTCCGCGATGAGGAAGGGATTCTTCGAGCTGTGCATCAGGAAGGCCGGAAGGGTCACCACGGTCATCCACAAGCTCCAGCCCGGTGACACCGTCCTCGTTCGCGGCCCCTACGGAAACGGCTTCCCCGTTGACGACTGGGAGGGAATGGACCTGCTCCTTATAGCTGCGGGTCTCGGTACGGCTCCGCTCAGGAGCGTCTTCCTCTACGCCATGGACAACCGCTGGAAGTACGGCAACATAACCTTCATCAACACTGCCAGGTATGGCAAAGACCTCCTGTTCTACAAGGAGCTCGAGGCCATGAAGGACCTCGCCGAGGCCGAGAACGTCAAGATAATCCAGAGTGTCACCCGCGACCCCGAGTGGCCGGGACTCCACGGAAGGCCGCAGAACTTCATAGTTGAGGCCAACACCAACCCGAAGAAGACCGCCATAGCCATCTGCGGTCCGCCGAGGATGTACAAGTCGGTCTTTGAGTCCCTCATCAACTACGGTTACAGGCCTGAGAACATATTCGTCACGCTGGAGAGGAAGATGAAGTGCGGAATAGGAAAGTGCGGCCACTGCAACGTCGGAACGAGCACGAGCTGGAAGTACATCTGTAAGGACGGCCCGGTCTTCACGTACTTTGACATAGTATCAACGCCTGGCTTACTGGACTGAGGTGGTGGAGATGGAAGGAAAGGTCAGAATTGGGTTTTACGCTCTCACCTCATGCTACGGCTGTCAGCTCCAGCTGGCCATGATGGACGAGCTCCTCCAGCTGCTCCCGCACGCGGAAATCGTCTGCTGGTTCATGCTTGAGCGCGACAGCTACGAGGACGAGCCTGTGGACATAGCCTTCATCGAGGGAAGCGTCTCCACCGAGGAGGAAGTCGAGCTCGTCAAGAAGATACGCGAGAACGCGAAGATAGTCGTGGCGGTTGGCTCCTGTGCAATCCACGGTGGTGTGCAGAGCTGGGAGAAGGACAAGAGCCTTGAGGAGCTCTGGAAGACCGTCTACGGCGACGGAAAGGTCAAGTTCGAGCCGAAGATGGCCGAGCCGGTCGAGAACTACATTAAGGTTGACTACCGCATCTACGGCTGCCCGCCGGAGAAGAAGGACTTCCTCTACGCCCTCGGTACCTTCCTCGTCGGCTCGTGGCCGGAGGACATAGACTACCCGGTCTGCGTCGAGTGCAGGCTGAAGGGACACCCGTGCGTACTCATAGAGAAAGGAGAGCCGTGCCTTGGCCCGATAACGAGGGCCGGCTGCGACGCGAGGTGCCCAGGCTTTGGAGTGGCGTGCATCGGCTGCAGGGGAGCGATAGGCTACGACGTTGCCTGGTTCGACTCACTCGCCAGGACGTTCAAGGAGAAGGGAATCAGCAAGGAGGATATACTCCAGCGCATGAAGATGTTCAACGCCCACAACCCGAAGCTCGAAGAGATGGTTGAGAAGATATTCCAGGGGGTGGAAGAATGAAGAACCTTTACCTTCCCATCACCGTTGACCACATAGCGCGCGTTGAGGGCAAGGGCGGCGTTGAG
Above is a window of Thermococcus celericrescens DNA encoding:
- the hydB gene encoding NADPH-dependent hydrogenase/sulfhydrogenase 1 subunit beta, coding for MRYVKLPKENTHIFLERLKEWGKLYAPVKISEKFYDFREIDDVKKVEFSYNRTIMPPKKFFFLPREKLFEFNLAKAEYREVIEDVEPFVLFGLHACDIFGLKVLDTVYLDELPDKYYKVRREKGIIIGISCMPDEYCFCNLRETDFADDGFDLFLHELPDGWLVRVGTPTGHRIVDKNIKLFEEVTTEDICNFREFENKRSKAFKYHEDWSNLRYLLELEMEHPMWDEQAEICLACGNCNTTCPTCRCYEVQDIVSLDGETGYRERRWDSCQLRSHGLVAGNHNFRPTKKSRFMNRYLCKNSYNEKLGISYCVGCGRCTYFCPAGISFVKNLRTIMGLEEKTCPGEVSEEIPKRGFAYASEIRGEDI
- the hydD gene encoding NADPH-dependent hydrogenase/sulfhydrogenase 1 subunit delta, which codes for MEGKVRIGFYALTSCYGCQLQLAMMDELLQLLPHAEIVCWFMLERDSYEDEPVDIAFIEGSVSTEEEVELVKKIRENAKIVVAVGSCAIHGGVQSWEKDKSLEELWKTVYGDGKVKFEPKMAEPVENYIKVDYRIYGCPPEKKDFLYALGTFLVGSWPEDIDYPVCVECRLKGHPCVLIEKGEPCLGPITRAGCDARCPGFGVACIGCRGAIGYDVAWFDSLARTFKEKGISKEDILQRMKMFNAHNPKLEEMVEKIFQGVEE
- the hydG gene encoding NADPH-dependent hydrogenase/sulfhydrogenase 1 subunit gamma, which gives rise to MSEVVPREIMMPEENPYALHRAKVLKVYQLTETEKLFLFRFEDPELAEKWTFKPGQFVQLTIPGVGEVPISICSSAMRKGFFELCIRKAGRVTTVIHKLQPGDTVLVRGPYGNGFPVDDWEGMDLLLIAAGLGTAPLRSVFLYAMDNRWKYGNITFINTARYGKDLLFYKELEAMKDLAEAENVKIIQSVTRDPEWPGLHGRPQNFIVEANTNPKKTAIAICGPPRMYKSVFESLINYGYRPENIFVTLERKMKCGIGKCGHCNVGTSTSWKYICKDGPVFTYFDIVSTPGLLD